Below is a window of Longimicrobiales bacterium DNA.
CCAGTCCTGCACGTAGAGCGCGGACCGGTCCGCGGGATCGAAGCGGTGCCGCTCGGCCAGCACGCGCCTGAGACCCTCCTGCGCCGCCTCGCTGTTGTGCGGATCGCGCGCACGCAACACGATGCGCGACGGCCGGCGCTGGTTGTACAGCAGCATGAACGTGCTCGCGGGGATTGTCGCGAGGCTGTGATCGTTGTTGTTCTCGATACCGGTCTGCACGCGGCGCGGCGCGATGCCGATCACCGTGAACGGCTGGTTGTTGAGGCGCACGGCGTTGCCGAGCGCGTCACCATCGGGGAACAGCACGCGCGCAAGCGAGTCCGCAAGGAAGACGACACGGCGACGTTCGGTCATGTCGCGCGCGTTCAGGAAGCGGCCGCCGGGCGCCGGCATCATGTCCTTCATGAGCGCAAACGAAGCGTCCACTCCCTGCACCTGCGCATCCTCGCCGGTGCGGCTGCCCTCGACCGTGAGCCGGATACCCCAGCGCTGGTACAGGGCGCTCGCTGCTTCGATGTCCGGCACTTCCCTGACAAGTGCAGCGACGTCGTCCTCCTCGAGAGCGATGCGACGCTGTGAGGGGAGGCCGGCCCAGGGCGTGCGCGTCATCCCGCCGAACACGATGATCGCCTCGTCGTACGATGCGAGCAGCTCGCTCATCACCGCGCGCTTGATCCCCTCGCCCAGCGCGAGCAGCACGACGACAATGAACGTTCCGCACGCGATGCCGATGCTCGTCAGCAGCACGCGTGTCCGTTGCGCGCGCAGGTCCTCCCAGAACTCGGAAAGCAGGATTC
It encodes the following:
- a CDS encoding ABC transporter permease, which encodes MWRILLSEFWEDLRAQRTRVLLTSIGIACGTFIVVVLLALGEGIKRAVMSELLASYDEAIIVFGGMTRTPWAGLPSQRRIALEEDDVAALVREVPDIEAASALYQRWGIRLTVEGSRTGEDAQVQGVDASFALMKDMMPAPGGRFLNARDMTERRRVVFLADSLARVLFPDGDALGNAVRLNNQPFTVIGIAPRRVQTGIENNNDHSLATIPASTFMLLYNQRRPSRIVLRARDPHNSEAAQEGLRRVLAERHRFDPADRSALYVQDWAADARMARRILTGIQVFMGLVGGLTLLVAAVGVANIMYVAVKERTQEVGIKLALGARSRHIVSQFVFEAVLLSLAGGLAGIAAAGIAVAVMNGLNPDNEALQYLMKPVISWNIGFATVAILTIIGFMAGVFPARRAAALDPVESLRYE